One Candidatus Flexicrinis affinis genomic window carries:
- a CDS encoding DUF2190 family protein: MATNLVQNGDVLETVATGAVTKGWLIKRGDIRGIALNTATGAGAALRLAIGGVWTVDKIAAASTSLAVGGKVYARATGSAGRQKVLGVATGVVIGTAWEAAVTGATTAKVKLHGFAI; encoded by the coding sequence ATGGCAACCAATCTCGTACAGAACGGCGACGTCCTTGAAACCGTCGCCACCGGCGCAGTCACCAAGGGCTGGCTCATCAAGCGCGGCGACATCCGCGGCATTGCGCTCAACACGGCAACCGGCGCAGGCGCTGCCTTGCGCCTGGCTATCGGCGGCGTGTGGACGGTCGACAAGATCGCGGCGGCTTCCACCAGCCTCGCGGTCGGCGGCAAGGTCTACGCGCGGGCGACTGGCTCGGCCGGTCGGCAGAAGGTGCTCGGCGTCGCCACTGGCGTCGTCATCGGCACCGCGTGGGAAGCGGCCGTGACCGGCGCCACCACGGCCAAAGTGAAGCTTCACGGCTTCGCGATCTGA